The following proteins are encoded in a genomic region of Buchnera aphidicola (Aphis nerii):
- the argA gene encoding amino-acid N-acetyltransferase: MQERTTELVQGFRHSVPYINAHRGKTFVIMMSGEAIKYGNFTGIINDIGLLHSLGIRLVVVYGACPQINSNLNEKKIKITYHKYIRVTNLLCLEQVKQAAGRLQLDITARLSMSLSNTPLQGANINVVSGNFIIAQPLGIDEGVDYAHTGRIRRIDKKAIDCQLKNNAIVLIGPVAVSVTGESFNLTSEEIATQVSIKLKAEKMIGFCNNQGVLDNQGKTISELLPDDINSKIMQLEKNGDYISSTVRFLKGSIKACKNGVNRSHLISYHTNGALLQELFSRDGIGTQIVMESAEKIREANINDIGGILELIRPLEKKGILVRRSREQLEIEVDKFTIIERDNLTIGCAALYPFIKESLGEMACVAVHPDYRNSSRGDWLLKTIKLNAKKMNLKKIFVLTTHSIHWFQERGFIIVNVDMLPESKQKMYNYQRCSKVLMMDLF; encoded by the coding sequence ATGCAAGAGCGTACTACTGAATTAGTTCAGGGTTTTCGCCATAGTGTTCCTTATATTAATGCTCATCGTGGAAAAACATTTGTAATCATGATGAGTGGTGAAGCAATTAAATATGGAAATTTCACTGGTATTATTAATGATATTGGTTTATTACATAGTTTAGGTATTCGTTTAGTTGTTGTATATGGAGCTTGTCCTCAAATCAATTCAAATTTGAATGAAAAAAAAATTAAAATAACATATCACAAGTATATACGTGTCACTAATTTATTATGTTTAGAACAAGTAAAACAAGCAGCAGGAAGATTACAACTTGATATTACTGCGCGTCTTTCTATGAGTTTAAGTAATACTCCATTACAAGGTGCAAATATTAATGTTGTAAGTGGAAATTTTATCATCGCACAACCGTTAGGAATAGATGAAGGCGTAGATTATGCACATACTGGACGTATTAGAAGGATTGATAAAAAAGCTATCGACTGTCAATTAAAAAATAATGCTATAGTTTTAATTGGGCCTGTTGCTGTTTCTGTTACAGGAGAAAGTTTTAATTTAACTTCTGAAGAAATTGCTACTCAAGTTAGTATTAAATTAAAAGCAGAAAAAATGATAGGATTTTGCAATAATCAAGGTGTACTTGATAATCAAGGAAAAACTATTTCTGAATTATTACCTGATGATATAAACAGTAAAATTATGCAATTAGAAAAAAATGGGGATTATATTTCTTCAACAGTACGTTTTTTAAAAGGATCTATAAAAGCTTGTAAAAATGGTGTAAATCGAAGTCATTTAATTAGTTACCATACAAATGGTGCTTTGTTACAAGAATTATTTTCTAGAGATGGCATTGGAACACAGATTGTAATGGAATCTGCTGAAAAAATTAGAGAAGCTAATATTAATGATATTGGCGGAATTTTAGAGTTAATTCGTCCCTTAGAAAAAAAAGGAATTCTAGTCCGTAGATCAAGAGAACAGTTAGAAATAGAAGTAGATAAATTCACAATTATTGAACGTGATAATTTAACTATTGGATGTGCTGCATTATATCCTTTTATTAAAGAAAGTTTAGGAGAAATGGCATGTGTTGCAGTTCATCCAGATTATCGTAATTCATCTAGAGGCGATTGGTTATTAAAAACAATTAAATTAAATGCTAAAAAAATGAATTTAAAAAAAATATTTGTACTTACTACTCATAGTATTCATTGGTTTCAAGAAAGAGGATTTATTATTGTTAATGTTGACATGCTACCTGAAAGCAAACAAAAAATGTATAATTATCAACGTTGTTCAAAAGTTTTAATGATGGATTTATTTTAA
- the mltA gene encoding murein transglycosylase A — protein MQKIIINLMLIFVISCNNYDSTKGQQYKKKLIKNFTEIKKIDIKNKLINQEDFLIQLEKIKKFSPNLYSKNLYLYNNLKKWLKKPDFNTLNKFGIKIYQMKGVDNYGNIKITGYYTPILKARKTKQDNFIYPIYRTPSNLKKNKIFPQRKDIYNGILKKKYILAYTRSLVDNFIMEIQGSGFIDYGHDNPLTFFSYSSKNNWPYTSIGKILIERGEINKKDISMKSIKNWCNKHTKLEVQKLLEENKSFVFFKETKKTEVFGSSSVPLVKKSAIAVDKSIIKNGSILLVQMPLLNKQGIFTHKYEIRLLCALDVGGMIKGQHFDIYQGIGEKAGIQAGFYNHYGYAWILQTHLKNN, from the coding sequence ATGCAAAAAATAATAATAAATTTAATGCTTATATTTGTAATTTCATGTAATAATTATGATTCTACAAAAGGACAACAATATAAGAAAAAATTGATTAAAAACTTTACTGAAATAAAAAAAATAGATATTAAAAATAAATTAATTAATCAAGAAGATTTTCTTATACAATTAGAAAAAATTAAAAAATTTTCTCCAAATTTATATTCAAAAAATTTATATCTTTATAACAATCTTAAAAAATGGTTAAAAAAACCAGATTTTAATACATTAAATAAATTTGGAATTAAAATATATCAAATGAAAGGCGTAGATAATTATGGAAATATTAAAATCACTGGATACTATACACCTATATTAAAAGCAAGAAAAACAAAGCAAGATAACTTTATATATCCAATATATCGAACACCATCTAATTTAAAGAAAAATAAAATTTTTCCACAAAGAAAAGATATATATAATGGTATTTTAAAAAAAAAATATATTTTAGCTTATACTAGATCTTTAGTAGATAACTTTATTATGGAGATCCAAGGAAGTGGTTTTATAGACTATGGACATGATAATCCATTAACTTTTTTCAGTTATTCTAGTAAAAATAATTGGCCATATACAAGTATAGGAAAGATTCTGATAGAACGAGGTGAAATAAATAAAAAAGATATTTCTATGAAAAGTATTAAAAATTGGTGTAATAAACATACAAAATTAGAGGTTCAAAAGTTACTTGAAGAAAATAAATCTTTTGTTTTTTTTAAAGAAACTAAAAAAACAGAAGTATTTGGATCTAGTTCTGTACCATTAGTTAAAAAATCAGCAATAGCAGTAGATAAATCTATAATAAAAAATGGAAGTATTTTGCTAGTTCAAATGCCTTTACTTAATAAACAAGGTATATTTACTCATAAATATGAAATACGATTATTATGTGCTCTAGACGTAGGAGGAATGATTAAAGGACAACATTTCGATATTTACCAAGGAATTGGAGAAAAAGCCGGTATACAAGCAGGTTTTTATAATCATTATGGATATGCTTGGATATTACAAACACATTTGAAAAACAACTAA
- the ribE gene encoding 6,7-dimethyl-8-ribityllumazine synthase, with amino-acid sequence MNIIQSGITNETASIAIIISRFNQFINNHLLSGALDTLTRIGQIKEENILKIYVPGAHEIPIVANYIAKFKKYNAIIAIGTIIKGNTDHFKYIANDTYKNLSKISIKYLIPITMAILTTNNLEESIERSGLKMGNKGSEAALAALEMINVIEKLKNND; translated from the coding sequence ATGAATATTATTCAATCAGGCATTACAAACGAAACAGCATCTATCGCTATTATTATTTCTAGATTTAATCAATTTATTAATAATCACTTATTATCTGGAGCATTAGATACATTAACTAGAATAGGTCAAATAAAAGAGGAAAATATTTTAAAAATATATGTTCCTGGCGCACATGAAATACCTATAGTGGCAAATTATATCGCAAAATTTAAAAAATATAATGCAATTATTGCTATAGGCACAATAATCAAAGGTAATACAGACCATTTTAAATATATTGCAAATGATACATATAAAAATCTTTCTAAAATTAGTATAAAATATTTAATACCAATTACAATGGCAATATTAACTACAAACAATCTAGAAGAATCTATTGAAAGATCAGGTTTAAAAATGGGAAATAAAGGCTCTGAAGCTGCACTAGCAGCATTAGAAATGATTAATGTTATAGAAAAATTAAAAAATAACGATTAA
- the thiL gene encoding thiamine-phosphate kinase: MKYNEFEIISNFFNKHQKIDKNLIKGIGDDTALIKIPKKNVLAISTDTLVEGTHFFKNIHPKNLAYKTIAVNLSDLAAMGALPKWMTLSITMPKVDSEWLKCFSQSFFQILNQYKITLIGGDTNCGPLSITPSVYGLIKGSKTLLRKNAKEGDLIYVTGYLGESAAGFFLLQKKKYPINIKVRNYLIRKHLNPTPRVSEGIILRNFANSAIDISDGLISDLGHILEESQCGADIELNKLPISKNLINNFKKNNYFNWSLYFGEDYELCFTISKKNIKKLNSAIKNKLIQCKHIGYITSKKRGFNLMQNKKKINFKKIGFNHFDVNNF, encoded by the coding sequence ATGAAATATAATGAATTTGAAATTATTTCTAATTTTTTTAATAAACATCAAAAAATAGATAAAAATCTTATTAAAGGTATTGGGGATGATACTGCCTTAATAAAAATACCAAAAAAAAATGTACTTGCAATTAGTACTGATACTTTAGTAGAAGGTACTCATTTTTTTAAAAATATACATCCAAAAAATCTAGCATACAAAACAATAGCTGTAAATTTAAGTGATTTAGCTGCTATGGGTGCACTTCCAAAATGGATGACATTATCTATTACCATGCCTAAAGTAGATAGTGAATGGTTAAAATGTTTTAGTCAAAGCTTTTTTCAAATTTTAAATCAATATAAAATTACACTAATAGGTGGTGATACTAATTGTGGGCCTTTAAGTATTACACCAAGTGTTTATGGATTAATTAAAGGAAGCAAAACATTATTACGAAAAAACGCTAAAGAAGGAGATTTAATATATGTTACAGGATATCTTGGAGAAAGTGCTGCTGGTTTTTTTTTACTTCAAAAAAAGAAATATCCAATAAATATTAAAGTAAGAAATTATCTTATACGAAAACATTTAAACCCTACACCCCGAGTTTCTGAAGGCATAATCCTAAGGAATTTTGCTAATTCAGCAATAGATATATCAGATGGATTAATTTCTGATCTAGGACATATACTAGAAGAAAGTCAATGTGGAGCTGATATTGAACTAAATAAATTACCTATTTCTAAAAATTTAATAAATAATTTTAAAAAAAATAATTATTTTAACTGGTCGTTATACTTTGGAGAAGATTATGAATTATGCTTTACAATATCTAAAAAAAATATTAAAAAATTAAATTCAGCTATTAAAAATAAATTAATTCAATGTAAACACATTGGTTATATCACTTCAAAAAAAAGAGGCTTTAATTTAATGCAAAATAAAAAAAAGATAAATTTTAAAAAAATTGGTTTTAATCATTTTGATGTAAATAATTTTTAA